One genomic window of Candidatus Minimicrobia sp. QA0096 includes the following:
- a CDS encoding ABC transporter ATP-binding protein has protein sequence MSRQTTKKRQQVRMGGPMGRMGTGEKAKDFKGTVKKLIKYLSDFRWQMLMVLVFAIGSTIFAIASPKILGGATNQIVDDYANMKAYEAITSKLPKGVSLPAGTTGADVLNRLPNKSEIEKQIPSSQLESIKKLDLSRRPEFHFDAIWRIIILLVGMYVLSATFRYIQTWIMTQVTQTVTFRMRQQLSEKINRLPLSYFDKQTYGEVLSRITNDVDTISQTLNQSLSQIVTSTVTVLGILVMMFSISWQMSLVALLVLPLAGGVITLIAKSSQKQFLRQQTQLGELNGHIEEMYGGHQVMRVFNGQKKSIAKFSKINNRLQESAWKAQFFSGLIHPIINFISNIGYVAMTILGGWLAINGRLKIGDIQAFIQYVDQFNQPLVQVANIANILQSTAAAAERVFEFLDEPEEAVESNNLVKLSNVKGEVEFDDVVFGYKPDQMIIKGLSAHIKPGQRVAIVGPTGAGKTTLVNLLMRFYEINSGSIKIDGVDIRRMKRSDVRQMFGMVLQDTWLFNGTIRQNLMYGNPKATEEEMIKTAKEAHVDHFVRSLPGGYDMVLGEEAANISQGEKQLLTIARAMLEKAPMLILDEATSSVDTRTEVLIQKAMDKLMQGKTSFVIAHRLSTIRDADLILVVKDGNIIEQGNHETLLKQNGFYAELYNSQFSE, from the coding sequence ATGTCTAGGCAAACCACGAAAAAACGTCAGCAAGTACGAATGGGCGGCCCGATGGGCAGAATGGGCACTGGCGAAAAGGCTAAAGATTTCAAAGGAACGGTCAAGAAGCTGATTAAATATTTGTCGGATTTTCGATGGCAAATGTTGATGGTGTTGGTTTTTGCAATTGGAAGCACGATTTTTGCGATTGCCAGCCCGAAGATTTTAGGCGGCGCGACGAACCAAATTGTTGATGATTATGCCAATATGAAAGCCTACGAGGCGATTACTAGCAAATTGCCAAAAGGTGTTTCTTTGCCAGCGGGAACTACTGGCGCGGACGTTTTGAACCGATTGCCGAATAAGTCGGAGATTGAAAAACAGATTCCGTCCAGTCAGCTTGAGTCGATTAAAAAGTTAGATCTTAGTCGGCGTCCAGAATTTCATTTTGACGCTATTTGGCGAATAATTATTTTGCTAGTCGGAATGTATGTGTTGAGTGCAACTTTTCGCTATATTCAAACGTGGATAATGACTCAGGTGACGCAAACCGTAACTTTCAGGATGCGACAACAATTGTCCGAAAAAATAAATCGCTTGCCGCTGAGTTATTTCGATAAGCAAACTTACGGCGAAGTTCTTAGTCGCATAACTAATGACGTCGATACGATTAGCCAAACGCTAAATCAGAGTTTGTCGCAAATTGTAACTTCAACGGTTACGGTGCTGGGAATTTTGGTGATGATGTTTTCGATTAGCTGGCAGATGTCGCTAGTTGCGTTGTTGGTGCTTCCGCTGGCGGGTGGCGTGATTACGCTGATTGCAAAGAGCTCGCAAAAACAATTCTTGCGCCAGCAAACGCAGCTTGGTGAACTTAATGGACACATTGAAGAAATGTATGGCGGTCATCAAGTGATGCGCGTATTTAATGGTCAGAAAAAATCGATTGCTAAGTTTTCTAAGATTAATAATCGACTTCAAGAGAGTGCTTGGAAGGCTCAGTTCTTTTCTGGCTTGATTCACCCGATTATAAATTTTATCAGCAATATTGGCTACGTTGCTATGACAATTTTAGGCGGTTGGCTGGCGATTAATGGTCGGCTAAAAATCGGCGATATTCAGGCGTTTATTCAATACGTCGATCAGTTCAATCAGCCACTAGTTCAGGTTGCTAATATCGCTAATATTTTGCAATCGACAGCTGCTGCCGCCGAGCGAGTATTCGAGTTTTTGGACGAGCCAGAAGAAGCGGTTGAATCGAATAACTTGGTAAAATTGTCTAACGTAAAAGGCGAAGTTGAATTCGACGATGTCGTCTTTGGTTATAAACCTGACCAGATGATCATTAAAGGTTTGTCGGCGCATATTAAGCCGGGTCAACGCGTGGCGATTGTTGGTCCGACTGGTGCTGGTAAAACGACGCTGGTTAATTTGTTGATGAGATTTTATGAGATTAATAGCGGTTCGATTAAAATTGACGGCGTGGATATTCGTAGAATGAAACGTAGCGATGTGCGTCAAATGTTTGGTATGGTACTGCAAGATACGTGGCTGTTTAATGGCACGATTCGTCAGAATTTGATGTATGGCAATCCAAAAGCTACCGAGGAAGAGATGATAAAAACCGCCAAAGAAGCGCATGTTGATCATTTTGTGAGGTCGTTGCCGGGTGGCTATGATATGGTCTTGGGTGAGGAGGCTGCTAACATTTCCCAGGGAGAAAAGCAGCTGCTGACAATTGCCAGGGCGATGTTAGAGAAGGCGCCGATGTTGATTTTGGATGAAGCAACAAGCTCGGTTGATACGCGCACAGAAGTCCTTATCCAAAAAGCTATGGATAAGTTGATGCAGGGAAAAACTAGTTTTGTTATCGCGCATCGTTTGAGTACTATCCGCGACGCTGATTTGATTTTGGTGGTTAAGGACGGGAATATCATTGAGCAGGGCA